The genomic DNA TGCAGCCGAGGCGGTGAGTCGGATGCGGGCATTGGGTCTGAAGACGCTCCTCCTTTCGGGCGATCATCGCACGACCGCCGAAGCCGCGGCGCGCGAAGTCGGGATCGACGAAACGATCGCCGAGGTGTTTCCTGCCGATAAGGAAGCGGTCGTGCGACGTTTGCAGGCTGCGGGAGCGCGGGTCGCAATGATCGGCGATGGCATCAACGATGCTCCGGTGCTCGCCGTCGCCGACCTCGGCATGGCCGTGGGTCGTGGAGCCGATGCCGCCTTGGAAGCGGCCGACGTCGTGCTCGCCAATCACGACTTGCGAACCGCTGCCCGAGCCGTACAACTAGGTCGCCTGACGATGCGCGTCGTGCGGCAGAATCTCGTGTGGGCCTTAGCTTACAACATCGTGCTGATTCCCGCCGCGGCCGGAGTTCTCGCACCGTGGTACGGCAACGAGTGGCGCTTGCCGCCGATCTTCGCCGCCGCGGCGATGGCGCTGAGCAGCGTCTCGGTCGTGCTCAATAGTTTGTCGCTCCGTGTGCGCCGCTGGGATTGAAACCTCGAACGACTTCCATGAAATTCGCACTGCTCACTCCCGACGCCGATGCCCTCGCCCTGACGGCCGCATTGCTCCAGAGCGGCGACGGGGAGCTGACCGCGTTCTTCGCCGCCGATCCGGTCATGGCCGGCAAGCTGCAAGCGCTGGCGCCGGATGCTACCCGGATCGACGAATGGGAAGGAGTTTTGGCGGGCTCGAGCCAAGCGGTGGTCGTCGGCTGCGCCGGGCCTGCGGAACCACGCTTCGAGCAACTTCGCCGGCTGGTGCTGGAGAACGTACCGGTGGTTTTCGTGCATCCGTTCGGCTTGGCGCCGCTCGAATACCACGAGCTCGACATGAACCGCCAAGCGACGAAGACCCCGATCGTCCCCTACGAGCCGACGCGGCATCATCCGGGCGTCGAGGCCTTGAGCGCGCTGGCACGCTCGAACGAAATCGGCCGCATCGAGCAGGTCGTCGTCGAGCGGCAAGCGAAGGAACGCGCACGGAGTGCGAGCTTAAGCCGCTTCGTGCGCGATATCGGCATGGTGCGGCGGATCGCCGGCGAATGCGAGAAAGTCTCGGCGCTCGGCAAACTCGGCGAAGAGCCGAACGTCGGCTCGGCGTCTCCGGCCACGAACGACGGCGGGCATCTCGGCGTGCAGATCACGACGACCGACGGCGTGCTGATCCGCTGGTCGATCGGGCCGATCGCTGAAGGAGCCGGCGCAAAGACGACGTTGATCGGAACCTCGGGGAGCGCCGTGCTCGCGATGCCCGACGTCGGCCCGTGGACGTTGCAAGTCCGGCGCGGTGACGACGTCGAAGCGAGGTCGTTCGTCGATGCCGATCCCGCGACGAACGGACTGGCCGCGATTACGCAGGGAGTGTCGACCCCGTCGGACGATCCTCTTTGGCGCGAAGCGCTCGGTGATCTCGAACTCGTCGAAGCGGTCGAACGGAGTTTGCGCAAAGGGCGCACCGTCGAGCTGTTTCACGAAGAAGCGAGCGAGCAAGGGACGTTTCACGGCGTCATGGCGGCCGGCGGCTGCTTGCTGATGATGCTCAGCATCGGGCTGGCGATCGTCGCCACGGTGTTCGGCAAGTTCCGCTTTTGGCTCGCGAATCTTTGGCCTTACGCGCTACTGTTCGTGTTGAGCATGTTCCTCTTGATGCAGCTGTTTAAGTTCGTCTTTCCGGCGCATAAGAAAGACGTTTGAGCTACGCTTGCTTCTGCTCCAACAGCAGCATGATCATGCTGAGCGCGTTGAGCATGAAATGCACGACCACGCAAGGCCAGATGCTATGCGTTTGGCGGTAGAGGTAACCCAGCGCGAGCGCGAAAAAGAAAAGCGGAATCGGCGCCGGCCATTGCTCGAGATGCACGGCGGCGAAGATCAGCGAGCTGACGAAGATCGGCATGAAGGACGCCTTCGCCGGACTTCCGACGACGGCGACCGGACTCGGCACGGGAGCCAATTCGACCACCTCGTCATCGGCGAACTCGGCCTGACGCGCAACCTGCGCGGAGAGGCGTTCGAGCCAGCCTTGCAGCACGACTCGAAACAGAAACTCTTCCACCAACGGCGCAACGACGACCGCCGCGAACGAGCACCAGAAGACGATCGAGCCGTTGCCGTCTCCCTTAACCGCATCGACGAGCGGATGATTGTATTTAATGCCCAATCCTTCGACGATCGCGGCTTGCAGCAACAACGTCGGCGGTGCGACGACGAAGAACGTTAAGAAGCCTTGTTTCAGCCGTCGCGGGAAATTGCGCATGGAGATCCCGAGATCGTCGGGGCCGGCGTTTCTAAAACGAACGAGCGCCAACGTCACGAAGAAAACGGTGAACAGATTGGCAGCGCTATGGGCTTGAATCATCTTCAAAAAGAAGCCCGA from Planctomycetia bacterium includes the following:
- a CDS encoding CPBP family intramembrane metalloprotease, which codes for MKQQWELGALLAAIYFAVLGWAFVIRRLRSRCEILDYEPRRSVPWGGAWVLWAAAVYIGLAAAAGQLASSAYLSDLSDAERVAALSDNGATLRSSSGFFLKMIQAHSAANLFTVFFVTLALVRFRNAGPDDLGISMRNFPRRLKQGFLTFFVVAPPTLLLQAAIVEGLGIKYNHPLVDAVKGDGNGSIVFWCSFAAVVVAPLVEEFLFRVVLQGWLERLSAQVARQAEFADDEVVELAPVPSPVAVVGSPAKASFMPIFVSSLIFAAVHLEQWPAPIPLFFFALALGYLYRQTHSIWPCVVVHFMLNALSMIMLLLEQKQA
- a CDS encoding HAD-IC family P-type ATPase gives rise to the protein AAEAVSRMRALGLKTLLLSGDHRTTAEAAAREVGIDETIAEVFPADKEAVVRRLQAAGARVAMIGDGINDAPVLAVADLGMAVGRGADAALEAADVVLANHDLRTAARAVQLGRLTMRVVRQNLVWALAYNIVLIPAAAGVLAPWYGNEWRLPPIFAAAAMALSSVSVVLNSLSLRVRRWD